The nucleotide sequence CCACGGGGGCTTCGGGCTCCACCTCGATGAGGGTGAGGTGGGTGCCGCGAGGCGTCGACACCGCCGCCATCACGGCGCGGGCCACGTCCATCGGCCGCAGGTAGCCGTGGTGGCGCATGATGCCCCAGCGTTCCCAATCGGCCATCACCTCATCGATTTTCTCCGTCGGCCAGTTGGCCCCCTGCTCGGTGGAGGCCGGCCCTGGTCGCACGATGCTCACCCGCACTCCGGTGCCCTCGGTCTCCATCTGCAGGGCGCGAGCCAGAGCTTCGAGCCCGGTCTTGGATGCCACATAGGCCGCCATGTAGGTGCGCGGCACCCGCACCACGTCGGAGGTGACAAACACGATGTCGCCGCGTTCACGCTCCACCATGGCCGGTCCCAAACGCCGCACCAGCCGATGGGCCCCCACCAGGTTCACTTGTACCTGTCGGGCGAAGTCGTCGGGGTCAACTCCGAACGCCGAGGCGGGGAGCACGTCACCGGCGTTGGACACCACCACCTCAATGGGACCGAGCCGGTCCTCGGCCTGCGCCGCAAAGTGGTCGATGGAGGCGTTGTTGGTGAGGTCGAGCGCCAGGGCGACGGCCTCGCCGCCGGCGGCCAGGATGGTGGCCACCGTTGCCTCCAATCGCTCGAGGCGACGGGCGCCCAGCACCACCGGGTGACCCGCCTCCGCTAAGGCCAGCGCAGTGGCCTCTCCGATGCCCGCCGACGATCCGGTGACTACCGCGGCCCGACGATCCGGATGAGGGGGGAAGCGCGGCATCAGCGGGGCACCACGGTGGTGGGCAGGGCCGCAAACCCGCGCACGTTGACGCTGTGAACCCGACGGATGCCGCTGGGGTCGATGTCGTAGTGGGCCACTTGGGCCA is from Acidimicrobiia bacterium and encodes:
- a CDS encoding SDR family oxidoreductase — encoded protein: MPRFPPHPDRRAAVVTGSSAGIGEATALALAEAGHPVVLGARRLERLEATVATILAAGGEAVALALDLTNNASIDHFAAQAEDRLGPIEVVVSNAGDVLPASAFGVDPDDFARQVQVNLVGAHRLVRRLGPAMVERERGDIVFVTSDVVRVPRTYMAAYVASKTGLEALARALQMETEGTGVRVSIVRPGPASTEQGANWPTEKIDEVMADWERWGIMRHHGYLRPMDVARAVMAAVSTPRGTHLTLIEVEPEAPV